Below is a genomic region from Thunnus thynnus chromosome 22, fThuThy2.1, whole genome shotgun sequence.
CGCAATCTCCCTTTATGATTGAAATTTGCCTGGTGAGTATCCCGCAGTGAATACTTCAATTGTTCTAAATTCAACAAATATAGCTGAGAATCTGGTCTAAAAATGCGGGCTGTCTTTTTCTGCTGAACTTGTGAAACCAGACATTGTTATGATTTTTAAGGCCACCGGTTCTGCAGAGACTTTCCAACAATGCCTTCGCGGTCCGCAGTATACTATCATCGGTATATAGAGGCCGGATGAATACACATGAATCATTAAAATCACTGCATTAACGATGATAATGTTTTCTTTAGTATCTCTGAGAAGACTCGTGGGTAACATTTTCAGTTGCCCCGCCTGGTATAGAGACTGAGACTGTGAATAAGATCAGTTAAACAAATCGATATCATCTGATATCGATCATCTGAGAAAGATTATAGTCAACCAAACATAAAAGAATCAGGTttgtcaataaaaaatattgaaaacatttagaagtaaaaaaaaaaaaaaaaagtgtgcatgATTCAGCAGCACGTGCGAGGCTGAAGTTGTCACAACAAGGTTGAACGGACAAGTTTACTGAGTATCAGATTACATTCATAATCTGTTGTGCGAACACTTAGACATTGTTCGGCTTGTTTTTCAGGTCCTCCCATCATCACATAACGGACAAATCACATCAGTGACGAAGCAAAATTATAACTCACCTTTAAAGAGAAGATTTCCCCATAGTAAAAATGCGTTCTTCTATCCAGGAGCTGGTTTCAACTAAACTGCAGTACTTGTTCAAGCGTCTATTTGTCCTGAAGATAAAGCGTCGAACATCACTGCATGCTGTATGCCGAGACGGTCCTCCAGAAGGTGCATGACTCTTTTATTCCGCTGGGTGAAGCCACTTTCACTTTTGGTCTCCAGAGAAATTTTCAGGATCACCTGGTTTCCCGGAAAACGAAACttaattttacagtaaatcacatGATAAAACTTAAAGCCACCACAGATGGCTTAATTCATGCACAGAGTTGTTTTCCCTGCTGTGCTGCAGAATTCAGTAAAAATATGTGGAGACCACGAGaatcacacaatgctgatttcATGTCACAGTTTCTCCATAAAATAAAGGaatatacatgtaaacacaaagtCTTCCACATGATTATTGTctgacatacacaaacacattttggtgCAGTAATAGTAATAGCAACTAAGTAAGCGATATAAAAATGATGTACAGTACAACTGTATTTTAATAAGCAAATGAGAGGAAATTCCACCTGGATTTAttctaaattttaaaaagcacagtTTTGTCATGAATGACTTTTTAAGGAATTAAATCAAAATtcaattaactaattaatataaaccactttttttttttttaaacttctgatTCATGTTCATACTAAACCTACATGGGTCTGATCATTAACTGGTTCACCTGCTATAATTGAAATTTTAATGCAGAGGGAGATCTGCATTTCAATCACCCTTAAAAATGAAAGTAGACATGGTGATAAAATGATCCAAGTGGAGAATATGTATCTTCACTTTTTGTGTAGACTAAACTAATGATTGTAGTTTTTTATACAGTTACAATAAATAGTCTCAATGGTCAGAACAGTACATTAAACATCATGAATAAACATGCTGTGAACAGTATGTGgagcatttatttttatactgtccTAGATATcaacaagagagacagacacttAAAATTACACTCCAAAGGAATCACATGACACTTGGTATTAGAGAAATGTTGCAGAGGAGTTCAGGTGATGTAGGGTACAGggatattttcagatttttagaAAACACAGGAATTAATAGAAGAATTGAATGTAATAGTATAGAAACTTTTGTGGTCTATACTCCAATCCAGTAGGTGGCTGTAATGCGCCTAAAAGGTGTTTGTCAACCGCCAttaaacaacagaagaagaagaaacagtctGTTCTGTTGGTACCATTGATGTATAAAGAGAGTTCTCTTCATACATCAATGCGTGGTGCTAGATAGCCGCTGTTGAAGAAAACTGAACCGGAAACATCATTAGCATCGACAAAGTGTTCACTTGTTGCTGTCGTCTGTAAGCGTTTTAATTGTTTGATTTAAGCTAAACGTTGGTTTTTGGACAAGATGAGATGTTGTTATGAAGCAAGAAACACGTTTATTTCCATTCACTCACACGTGGGACATAATTAAAACGAACACATCCTGCCagtaaaaatgtctcatttgcattcagcatctttcactattttatcacactttatagacaaaaatgatgaatcaagATAATGATAAGCAGAAAAAGaggtaatgataataatcaatCAGTGGCAGCCCTactatggtgtgtgtgtgtgtgttttgtttgtttgcacttGACTGGGTCACAACTGGGGACTTTCATCAGCACACACACCAGTTGATTGGGGACACCTTTCCTTTGGGGATGAAAACCACTTTCCCCAATcagatttaatttttattgAATTCAACATGCTCCAAATTGTATTTTGGTCTTAAAATCTCAATTGTCCctaaaagtgacttttttcatattttttatgtatgtgtgtgccccCCACCCACCCAATCTGTGTATAAGCAAGTCAAGACCTCCCTGAAGTCTAAACATGCGATGATGCTGTTGTAATGTGATGTTGTaatatgcactttttttttttacatctcttactttctatttttctgtatatattgttatatattgtagtataatattctcttttttaaaacatatttcttattttctacTTTCTTATCATTTCTCTATACATAAGTATATTTCTATTCTAGAATGGGAGCAACTGTTACATGACCCATTATGTGGGCTTCagcacacatccacacacactctgaggGACATGACAGAGCCGCGCAACCCAGGGATGTCCTCCATCCCTCGGACAGCCCCTGTACACACGGGATGGACCCAGTAGAGTACACCCTTCGGAAACGGCTCCCTCGGAAACTCCCCAAGAGACGGAACGATGTCTACGTCAACATGAAGACGTATTTCCGGGCTCAGCTGGCACGTTGTCAGAAGCTGCTGGAAGGTGGGGGTCACAGGGAGATCTGTGTCCATGGCCTGGGCCTGGCCATCAACAGAGCTATCAACATTGCCCTTCAGCTGCAGGCCAGCAGCCAGGGGGCGCTGCAGCTGGCAGCCAACACCTCCACAGTAGAGCTTGTGGATGACCTGGAACCTGAGGACCCTGATGAGGCTGGGGAGCCCATGACACGTACACGCAACAACTCGGCCATTCATATTAAGGTTTTCTACCCTGACCCACAGTGACTTGGATAGAGGTTTCCCTCATGTGTGTCAGGCAGAGGTTCTCTATTAGTCCTGTTTGTTGCCTCATTAATCAGTAGACACATATTACAGAGTTATCTGATGGGGCTGAGTGTGTGGAGACCTATGACGGCAGCAGCAGAATGGAGCGACATACAGTGTGTTGGCTGTACATGTATCAGTAAACTGTGTAGGAATACTCCAGTTGGACTGAATATATTATGCTCTTTTGTCACGAGTTTTGTGTCTTGTCAAAAATTGTTAGTGTCATCACTTTTTATGTTTGCATGTCTTGAAGCAACAGTGATGTTTGCCAGATGAAACCTCAATGTAATTTAATACTTGTCgacatgtaaatgtacaattGTCTTTAATTTTAAGGCCTAAGAGCAGCACAAGTGTTCACagtttcatgtctgtttttaaatgtagaaatatttaGGAAAAACTGAGAAAGTTTACAATTCAGGTAGGTGTTGTTGTAGTGAACCTCCACTAGATGTCAGTAGTTtgctacacatac
It encodes:
- the LOC137174255 gene encoding ribonuclease P protein subunit p20-like, whose product is MWASAHIHTHSEGHDRAAQPRDVLHPSDSPCTHGMDPVEYTLRKRLPRKLPKRRNDVYVNMKTYFRAQLARCQKLLEGGGHREICVHGLGLAINRAINIALQLQASSQGALQLAANTSTVELVDDLEPEDPDEAGEPMTRTRNNSAIHIKVFYPDPQ